Proteins from one Syntrophaceae bacterium genomic window:
- a CDS encoding beta-ketoacyl-[acyl-carrier-protein] synthase family protein, whose product MKRRVVVTGIGVAAPNGHGLPAFEKALRDGISGIRFIPELKELNFACQVGGVPQDFDRIRKSYFDFEKLMSMNDNIGYASVTAVDAWRDAGFELPESGDDRVDWDTGAIVGCGIGGMDTIARSVVPMVNEGKVRRLGSRIVEQVMNSGTSARIAGLLALGNQVTSNSSACSTGNEAIIEAVQRIRAGLAKRMLAGGSEGASPYIWAGFDAMRVICRKFNETPGAASRPMSGSAAGFVPGSGGAILVLEDLDTARERGVRIYAEILGGAVNCGGQRMGGSMTAPNPEGVRNCIRMAVRDAGIHPEKIDAINGHLTATYADPVEVGNWSEALGRGPGDFPWIQSTKSMIGHCLGAAGAIECAAVALQLKNGFLHPSLNCEDVHPGIEAYGHRIPRECVEDADLKIFAKAGFGFGDVNSCLIFRKWEENGSHE is encoded by the coding sequence ATGAAGCGTAGGGTGGTTGTTACGGGGATCGGGGTGGCCGCACCCAACGGCCACGGGCTCCCCGCCTTTGAAAAGGCGCTCCGGGACGGAATCTCGGGCATCCGGTTCATCCCGGAGCTGAAGGAGCTGAACTTCGCCTGCCAGGTGGGCGGGGTCCCGCAGGATTTCGACCGGATCCGGAAGAGTTACTTCGATTTCGAAAAGCTGATGTCGATGAACGACAACATCGGCTATGCCTCGGTCACGGCCGTGGACGCCTGGCGCGATGCCGGCTTCGAGCTGCCCGAGTCGGGGGACGACCGGGTGGACTGGGACACCGGGGCGATCGTGGGCTGCGGGATCGGCGGCATGGACACGATCGCCCGGAGCGTCGTTCCCATGGTCAACGAGGGAAAGGTGCGGCGGCTGGGAAGCCGGATCGTGGAGCAGGTGATGAACAGCGGCACCAGCGCGCGGATCGCGGGCCTGCTGGCCCTGGGGAACCAGGTGACGTCCAACTCGTCGGCCTGCAGCACGGGGAACGAGGCGATCATCGAGGCCGTCCAGCGCATCCGTGCGGGGCTCGCGAAGCGGATGCTGGCGGGGGGATCCGAGGGGGCCTCGCCTTACATCTGGGCGGGCTTCGACGCCATGCGGGTCATCTGCCGGAAGTTTAACGAGACACCCGGGGCGGCGTCCCGGCCCATGAGCGGATCCGCAGCGGGTTTTGTCCCCGGCTCCGGGGGGGCGATCCTGGTCCTGGAGGATCTGGACACGGCCCGGGAGCGGGGGGTGCGGATCTATGCGGAGATCCTGGGTGGTGCCGTCAACTGCGGGGGCCAGCGCATGGGGGGCAGCATGACCGCCCCCAATCCCGAGGGCGTCCGGAACTGCATCCGGATGGCCGTCCGGGACGCGGGCATCCACCCGGAGAAGATCGACGCCATCAACGGCCACCTGACGGCCACCTACGCGGACCCCGTGGAGGTGGGCAACTGGTCCGAGGCGCTCGGCCGGGGGCCGGGGGACTTCCCCTGGATCCAGTCCACGAAGTCCATGATCGGCCACTGCCTCGGAGCGGCGGGGGCCATCGAGTGCGCTGCCGTGGCGCTCCAGCTCAAAAACGGGTTTCTGCACCCGTCCCTGAATTGCGAGGACGTTCATCCCGGCATCGAGGCCTACGGGCACCGGATTCCCCGGGAGTGTGTCGAAGATGCGGATCTCAAGATCTTCGCCAAGGCCGGGTTCGGCTTCGGCGATGTGAACAGCTGTCTGATATTCAGAAAATGGGAGGAAAACGGAAGTCATGAGTGA
- a CDS encoding beta-hydroxyacyl-ACP dehydratase, with protein sequence MAADALLRTRVLEAVPHRPPFRFIDNIHELDENRIVGSYRFRTDESFYAGHFPGRPVTPGVILVEAMAQVGVVALGLYLAMLDGREGAGSLTTLFTLVEGVEFKGMVRPGERVVTVGQKIYFRRGTLKSRVAMTREDGEEVCSGVLAGMGVVLHEA encoded by the coding sequence ATGGCGGCTGATGCGCTCCTCCGGACGCGGGTGCTGGAGGCGGTGCCGCACCGCCCGCCGTTCCGCTTCATCGACAACATCCATGAGCTGGACGAGAACCGGATCGTGGGCTCGTACCGCTTCCGGACCGACGAATCCTTCTACGCGGGGCATTTCCCGGGCCGGCCGGTCACGCCCGGCGTGATCCTCGTGGAAGCCATGGCCCAGGTGGGAGTGGTCGCCCTCGGGCTCTACCTGGCCATGCTCGACGGCCGGGAGGGCGCCGGGTCTCTGACGACCCTCTTCACCCTGGTGGAGGGCGTGGAATTCAAGGGAATGGTACGGCCCGGGGAACGGGTTGTGACGGTGGGACAGAAAATCTACTTCCGCAGGGGGACCCTGAAGTCCAGGGTCGCCATGACCCGCGAGGACGGGGAGGAAGTATGCTCCGGCGTGCTGGCCGGAATGGGGGTGGTGCTTCATGAAGCGTAG
- the fabA gene encoding bifunctional 3-hydroxydecanoyl-ACP dehydratase/trans-2-decenoyl-ACP isomerase: protein MTYREFMECGRFDLEHLLAFSHGNLVEDPPAGFDARLPAPPFLMMDRILSITSGGRGGRIVAEQDIRPDAWYFQCHFRNDPVQPGCLGVDAIWQLLGFFCVWRGGLGSGRALGCGEIDFSGQIRPYSRLVRYEIDVKRFSRLRESEASIVIGDGTVFVDGEPVARVAGARTGLFRDIAYRDYPHRSARSAGGAAKGGAL, encoded by the coding sequence ATGACCTACAGGGAATTCATGGAGTGCGGCCGGTTCGATCTGGAGCATCTGCTGGCTTTTTCCCACGGAAACCTGGTGGAGGACCCGCCGGCGGGATTCGACGCCCGCCTCCCGGCGCCACCGTTCCTTATGATGGACCGCATTCTTTCCATCACCTCGGGCGGCCGCGGGGGACGCATCGTGGCGGAGCAGGACATCCGCCCGGATGCCTGGTACTTCCAGTGCCACTTCCGGAACGACCCGGTACAGCCGGGCTGCCTTGGCGTGGATGCAATCTGGCAGCTCCTGGGATTCTTCTGCGTCTGGCGGGGCGGTCTGGGGTCCGGCCGGGCCCTGGGTTGCGGGGAGATTGACTTCAGCGGCCAGATCCGTCCTTACAGCCGCCTGGTCCGCTACGAGATTGACGTGAAACGCTTCTCCCGGCTCAGGGAGTCGGAGGCGAGCATCGTGATCGGGGACGGCACCGTCTTCGTGGATGGGGAGCCGGTGGCCCGGGTCGCCGGCGCGCGGACGGGACTGTTCCGGGACATCGCCTATCGGGATTATCCGCACCGTTCCGCCCGCTCGGCGGGAGGCGCAGCCAAAGGAGGCGCATTATGA
- a CDS encoding ACP S-malonyltransferase: MRKPCIAVVFPGQGCQRPGMGRDFHEAFAVSRQAYEEASDTLGWDVAALCFADDERIHRTEFTQPCILTTEMAMFRAFRELTGLDPALFAGHSLGEFTALVAAGVLSLSDAVRIVRERGRLMQEAVPEGGAMVAVIAGSLDPEAVRRDLEGLPVDVANVNSPRQIVLSGLREGVEEAVARLRNSLDGGEGCRFVPLTVSAPFHSRFMRSAEAPLEGTLREIRPRMDPEAAPRVASNVCGGFHEPCGEAVIRSLVRQVSGTVRWVENMQAVASRADSIFEIGPGRPLRDFFRALDVDCTSVPTLSAARRLCSAEEGASRLQHVAMS, from the coding sequence ATGCGAAAACCGTGCATCGCCGTCGTATTTCCCGGGCAGGGATGCCAGCGGCCCGGAATGGGCCGGGACTTTCATGAGGCCTTTGCCGTCAGCCGCCAGGCTTACGAAGAGGCGTCGGATACCCTGGGGTGGGATGTGGCGGCCCTGTGCTTTGCCGATGACGAACGGATTCACAGGACGGAGTTCACACAGCCTTGCATCCTCACAACGGAGATGGCCATGTTCCGGGCCTTCCGGGAGCTGACGGGCCTGGACCCCGCTCTGTTTGCGGGCCACAGCCTGGGCGAATTCACGGCTCTCGTTGCGGCGGGCGTGCTCTCGCTGTCCGACGCCGTCCGGATCGTCCGGGAGCGGGGGCGGCTGATGCAGGAGGCCGTGCCGGAGGGCGGTGCCATGGTGGCCGTGATTGCGGGCTCCCTGGATCCCGAAGCCGTCCGCCGGGACCTGGAAGGGCTTCCGGTGGACGTGGCGAACGTGAACTCTCCCCGGCAGATCGTTCTCAGCGGACTGAGGGAAGGGGTCGAGGAAGCCGTCGCCCGCCTCCGGAACTCGCTGGACGGCGGCGAGGGGTGCCGGTTCGTCCCCCTGACGGTGAGCGCTCCCTTTCACAGCCGGTTCATGAGATCGGCGGAGGCCCCTCTCGAGGGTACCCTGCGGGAGATAAGGCCCCGGATGGATCCGGAAGCGGCGCCGCGCGTGGCTTCGAACGTCTGCGGCGGCTTTCACGAGCCCTGCGGTGAAGCCGTGATCCGGAGCCTTGTGCGGCAGGTGAGCGGGACGGTCCGGTGGGTCGAGAACATGCAGGCGGTGGCGTCTCGTGCGGACTCGATTTTCGAGATCGGGCCGGGGAGGCCGCTGCGCGACTTTTTCCGGGCTCTGGATGTCGACTGCACGTCCGTTCCCACCCTGTCTGCGGCCCGGAGGCTCTGCAGTGCGGAGGAGGGCGCCTCCCGCCTTCAGCACGTCGCGATGTCATAA
- a CDS encoding acyl carrier protein, which produces MSEQEIFAKMIEILRPYVKDASLLDGATAATHILDDLKVNSARLVDVIIGCEDAFGITIEDDEADGIRTIGDAVSLILKKAE; this is translated from the coding sequence ATGAGTGAACAGGAAATTTTTGCAAAGATGATCGAGATTCTCAGACCCTATGTGAAGGATGCGTCGCTCCTCGACGGTGCGACCGCGGCAACCCATATCCTGGACGATCTTAAGGTCAACTCGGCCCGGCTCGTGGACGTCATCATCGGCTGCGAGGACGCCTTCGGGATCACCATCGAGGACGACGAGGCGGACGGCATCCGGACCATCGGCGACGCGGTGTCGCTGATCCTGAAGAAAGCGGAATGA
- a CDS encoding acyl-CoA dehydrogenase: MQFKLTKEQELIQRAAREYAEKTVAPQVEAILETGKVPESILKDLKELDFFAIPIAEEYGGAGAGYASYALVLEQLARVFPTLSVIISVNNVALAAISNFGTEEQKKKHLPPGGRGDDILSFAFTEPGTGSDPKQLTTMAERKGDTFVLNGTKRFITNAGYPGSIVVVAKESDTGAVSAFLLSKFCEGYSVSEPWKKIGCSGTPLYDVYLKDVVVPAESMLGGPNKGFWVLKVALALGKIGISSIFLGCMLAAYEEALKYATQKTHRGQPIAKFQSIQMAISDMAMKYEAARWLTYRAGWLADQAKDKGDILKDSAMTKIFVTEEAVELAKIAMNVHGSYGLMQDYKMSQIWKDVIFGPQVEGVSPLLKVLVAGEILRG, translated from the coding sequence ATGCAGTTCAAGCTCACGAAGGAACAGGAACTGATCCAGCGGGCCGCCCGGGAGTACGCCGAAAAGACCGTGGCACCCCAGGTGGAGGCCATTCTCGAGACCGGCAAGGTTCCCGAATCGATCCTCAAGGACCTCAAGGAACTCGACTTTTTTGCCATCCCCATCGCCGAGGAATACGGCGGGGCCGGTGCGGGGTACGCGAGCTACGCCCTGGTCCTGGAGCAGCTTGCCCGGGTGTTCCCGACCCTCTCGGTCATCATCTCGGTCAACAATGTCGCCCTGGCGGCCATCAGCAACTTCGGAACGGAAGAACAGAAGAAGAAGCATCTTCCCCCGGGCGGGCGGGGCGACGACATCCTGTCCTTCGCCTTCACCGAGCCGGGAACGGGCTCCGATCCCAAGCAGCTCACGACAATGGCGGAGCGGAAGGGCGACACGTTCGTTCTCAACGGGACGAAGCGCTTCATCACCAACGCCGGGTATCCCGGGTCCATCGTCGTCGTTGCCAAAGAAAGCGACACCGGGGCCGTCAGCGCCTTTCTCCTCAGCAAGTTCTGCGAGGGGTACAGCGTGTCGGAGCCGTGGAAGAAGATCGGCTGCTCCGGGACGCCCCTCTATGACGTATACCTCAAGGACGTTGTCGTACCCGCGGAGAGCATGCTCGGCGGACCCAACAAGGGGTTCTGGGTCCTGAAAGTGGCCCTGGCGCTGGGCAAGATCGGCATCAGCTCCATCTTCCTGGGCTGCATGCTGGCGGCCTACGAGGAGGCCCTGAAGTATGCCACCCAGAAGACCCACCGGGGCCAGCCCATCGCCAAGTTCCAGTCGATCCAGATGGCCATCTCCGACATGGCCATGAAGTACGAGGCGGCCCGCTGGCTGACCTACCGGGCCGGCTGGCTGGCGGACCAGGCGAAGGACAAGGGGGACATCCTGAAGGACTCGGCCATGACGAAGATCTTCGTCACCGAGGAGGCGGTGGAACTGGCGAAGATCGCCATGAACGTCCACGGTTCCTACGGGCTGATGCAGGATTATAAGATGTCACAGATCTGGAAAGATGTTATCTTCGGGCCCCAGGTGGAAGGCGTGTCCCCCCTCCTGAAGGTTCTCGTGGCGGGGGAGATCCTCCGGGGCTGA
- a CDS encoding 1-acyl-sn-glycerol-3-phosphate acyltransferase — MKGGTHTFEVCLERQETRGRLASVVMVPLFFLGMRLLRYRIRGLREIRRRWSELRGEHPGPWLLCANHLTLIDSLVVSYALFSLADHVGRFRAIPWNLPEERNFGHSRLLAVLCYLAKCIPVQRGGDRGDVRAVLEKCLCLLRGGRSILIFPEGGRSRSGRVEPARVSYGVGRLLAESAETRVLCLYVRGDGQDSWSDYPRFGERFTVRMEVLSPRVEGEGLRRQRAFARQIIETLARMEEDALGVRGERHRRYEGSGESGKEPGCALPGEGLPSGRTGIRSFVR; from the coding sequence ATGAAAGGCGGCACACATACTTTCGAGGTGTGCCTGGAGAGGCAGGAGACCCGGGGCCGTCTGGCTTCCGTCGTCATGGTTCCCCTGTTTTTCCTCGGCATGCGTCTTCTCCGCTACCGGATCCGGGGTCTGCGGGAGATCCGGCGACGCTGGTCCGAGCTGCGGGGGGAGCATCCGGGGCCGTGGCTCCTCTGCGCCAATCACCTGACCCTCATCGACTCCCTGGTCGTGTCGTACGCCCTGTTCTCCCTGGCCGACCATGTCGGCCGGTTTCGGGCCATTCCCTGGAATCTGCCCGAAGAGCGGAATTTCGGGCATTCGCGGCTCCTGGCGGTTCTCTGCTATCTCGCCAAGTGCATCCCCGTGCAGCGCGGCGGCGACCGGGGAGATGTGCGGGCCGTGCTGGAGAAGTGCCTCTGTCTTCTTCGGGGAGGACGGAGCATCCTGATCTTTCCGGAGGGCGGACGGTCCAGGAGCGGCCGGGTGGAGCCGGCCCGGGTTTCCTACGGGGTCGGCAGGCTCCTCGCGGAGTCCGCGGAAACCCGCGTTCTCTGCCTGTATGTCCGGGGCGATGGGCAGGATTCCTGGAGCGATTATCCCCGCTTCGGGGAGCGCTTCACGGTGCGCATGGAAGTCCTGAGTCCCCGGGTGGAGGGGGAGGGGCTGCGCCGCCAGCGGGCCTTTGCCCGGCAGATCATCGAAACCCTTGCCCGGATGGAGGAGGACGCGCTTGGGGTACGTGGGGAACGACATCGTCGATATGAGGGATCCGGCGAATCGGGGAAAGAGCCGGGATGTGCGCTTCCAGGAGAAGGTCTTCCATCGGGAAGAACAGGAATTCGTTCGTTCGTCCGCTGA
- a CDS encoding 3-oxoacyl-ACP reductase FabG, with the protein MNMNGKPVAIVTGGGTGIGAACCRALAADGFCVGVHYRSSISPAMQLLEEMGDGFLLHADLADPEQVEAMVQKIKEIAGKVDVLVNNAGVSINAPIHGMKLDQFDAQRSLMRGIWYFTKRVIRLFMLRGGGGRIVNVSSVVGSTGNAGQIAYCMEKAAMDAFTRSLAKECSGRNILVNSVAPGFIETDMTAGLPEEIRAKILADIPLERMGRPEEVAEVVSFLSRRGSYVTGSVIHVNGGLYGG; encoded by the coding sequence ATGAACATGAACGGCAAGCCGGTGGCCATCGTCACCGGGGGCGGGACGGGCATCGGAGCGGCCTGCTGCCGGGCTCTGGCCGCCGACGGATTCTGCGTGGGCGTCCACTACCGCAGCAGCATTTCCCCGGCGATGCAGCTCCTCGAGGAGATGGGGGACGGATTTCTCCTCCACGCCGACCTGGCCGACCCGGAGCAGGTGGAGGCCATGGTCCAGAAAATCAAGGAGATCGCGGGGAAAGTGGACGTCCTGGTGAACAACGCCGGTGTTTCCATCAATGCCCCGATCCACGGGATGAAACTCGACCAGTTCGACGCCCAGCGGTCCCTGATGCGGGGGATCTGGTACTTCACCAAGCGGGTGATCCGCCTGTTCATGCTGCGGGGCGGCGGCGGACGCATCGTCAACGTCTCCAGCGTCGTCGGCTCCACGGGGAACGCCGGCCAGATCGCCTACTGCATGGAAAAGGCCGCCATGGACGCGTTCACGCGCTCCCTGGCGAAGGAGTGCTCCGGGAGAAATATCCTGGTCAACTCCGTGGCCCCCGGATTCATCGAGACGGACATGACCGCCGGCCTCCCGGAGGAAATCCGGGCGAAGATCCTGGCGGACATCCCCCTGGAACGGATGGGACGTCCCGAGGAGGTCGCCGAGGTCGTCTCGTTTCTGTCCCGGAGGGGGTCCTACGTGACCGGTTCGGTGATTCACGTCAACGGGGGGCTCTATGGCGGCTGA
- a CDS encoding 4'-phosphopantetheinyl transferase superfamily protein, with amino-acid sequence MRDPANRGKSRDVRFQEKVFHREEQEFVRSSADPDGALWALWAVKEAAWKAAVKAAPEDRRGWKGIRIRPDRESLQSVGGGTDCRMLPEEDGSHGSPWEIAIAGVAETFAGPVSFEVRHLGDCIHAIGFLGPSGPSERIIWQAGSVPESRPDSCSARSGIFRYLNTIQDQKDGEAVIRRDKGPRGLLPPRLFIRGKPSHIDISLSHDGRFTAWALLTVPAHGLRVEGSSGSGLPFASR; translated from the coding sequence ATGAGGGATCCGGCGAATCGGGGAAAGAGCCGGGATGTGCGCTTCCAGGAGAAGGTCTTCCATCGGGAAGAACAGGAATTCGTTCGTTCGTCCGCTGATCCCGACGGCGCCCTGTGGGCGCTCTGGGCGGTGAAGGAAGCCGCCTGGAAGGCCGCGGTGAAGGCGGCCCCGGAAGATCGTCGGGGATGGAAGGGGATCCGGATCCGGCCGGATCGGGAAAGCCTGCAGTCCGTTGGAGGGGGGACGGATTGCCGGATGCTTCCGGAAGAGGACGGATCGCACGGCTCTCCCTGGGAAATCGCAATTGCCGGCGTTGCGGAAACCTTCGCCGGGCCGGTGTCTTTTGAAGTCAGACATCTGGGCGACTGCATTCATGCCATCGGTTTCCTCGGGCCGTCCGGCCCGTCCGAAAGGATCATCTGGCAGGCCGGGTCCGTCCCGGAAAGCAGGCCGGATTCATGTTCCGCCCGCAGCGGTATCTTTCGCTACCTGAATACTATACAGGACCAGAAAGACGGCGAGGCGGTCATCCGCCGGGACAAGGGTCCGCGGGGACTTCTACCGCCTCGCCTGTTCATCCGGGGCAAGCCATCCCACATCGATATCAGCTTGAGCCATGATGGGAGATTTACGGCCTGGGCGCTTCTGACGGTCCCCGCGCACGGTTTGCGGGTTGAAGGATCGTCGGGCAGCGGACTGCCGTTCGCTTCACGATGA
- a CDS encoding ketoacyl-ACP synthase III: protein MYLHGLGHYHPENEITNRFLEELDIGTTEDWILERVGIRSRRTILPLDYIRDTKNRDIREAYDASPHGNAWTGALAARMAIERAGIAPGDIGLVISGGSAPDSLTPAEAATIAGELGIDATCFDLNSACTSFGMQVAFVSRMNPEHLPDFILLVNPENLTRSIDYSDRASAVLFGDGSSAAVLSAAVPSGIAISSCEASSKPSACEKVSIRRTGYFTQDGNAVQGFAIRRTTESLQGLRRDGADNGGRLLFIGHQANLGMLQTVCARAGIGEAGHWHNVEHFGNTGAAGAPSVLSQRWNDLRPGDRVAMALVGAGLSWTSMELNVRKTV from the coding sequence CTGTATCTGCACGGCCTCGGGCACTATCACCCGGAGAACGAGATCACCAACCGGTTCCTGGAGGAGCTGGACATCGGCACCACGGAGGATTGGATCCTGGAGCGGGTAGGGATCCGCTCCAGGCGCACGATCCTGCCGCTGGACTACATCCGCGACACGAAGAACCGGGACATCCGGGAGGCCTACGATGCCAGCCCGCACGGAAACGCCTGGACGGGGGCCCTGGCGGCCCGGATGGCCATCGAACGGGCCGGGATCGCTCCCGGGGACATCGGTCTGGTCATCTCCGGCGGCTCCGCCCCAGACAGCTTGACCCCGGCGGAGGCGGCAACCATTGCCGGCGAGCTGGGGATCGACGCCACCTGCTTCGACCTCAACTCGGCCTGCACAAGCTTCGGCATGCAGGTGGCCTTTGTCTCCCGCATGAACCCGGAGCATCTTCCCGACTTCATCCTCCTGGTCAACCCGGAGAACCTGACGCGCTCCATCGACTACTCGGACCGGGCGTCGGCCGTGCTCTTCGGCGACGGGAGCTCCGCTGCCGTGCTTTCTGCCGCTGTTCCGTCAGGGATTGCCATCTCAAGCTGCGAAGCATCCTCGAAGCCGTCAGCCTGTGAAAAGGTGTCGATTCGCCGCACGGGCTACTTTACGCAGGACGGGAACGCCGTCCAGGGATTCGCCATCCGCAGGACCACGGAGTCCCTCCAGGGCCTCCGCCGGGACGGAGCAGATAACGGCGGCCGTCTGCTCTTCATCGGCCACCAGGCCAACCTGGGGATGCTGCAGACCGTCTGCGCCCGGGCGGGCATCGGGGAAGCCGGTCACTGGCACAACGTCGAGCATTTCGGGAACACCGGCGCCGCCGGGGCACCGTCCGTTCTCAGCCAGCGCTGGAACGACCTCCGGCCGGGGGACCGGGTGGCCATGGCACTGGTCGGCGCCGGCCTGAGCTGGACCTCCATGGAGCTGAACGTGAGGAAGACCGTATGA
- a CDS encoding 4-hydroxybutyryl-CoA dehydratase → MMNGTAYEKSLEAMNSTVFIYGKRVERFWEHPVLKPAFHCLRETYDLASDPSRDPELHSLLVTESPLTGRTISRFLQIIESREDLLARMKMQRALMRHTGGCFGGRCVSGAVINALWSVTWDVDRESGGKTSYHDRFRAFMKEAQEKDLVIMGNITDAKGDRSLPPHRQADPDLYLRIVERYPDGIVVNGAKLQQSGAPLAHERLVVPTTALGPNDEAYAVAFAVPGDAKGIIHVNDSACANAKFMAMRPDDIGNVTFGMHQSAHVLFDHVFIPNERVFLCGEVKATRDLVHRFSDFQRFASATCRAGYIDLCIGAGMALADYNGAGGFSHIRDKLIDMSVDSETLYGLVAGSAALATELPCGVFLPETFSVNAAKLYMNEAILKTGQRLAEIGGGILVTRPSSVDLEIPGVGELLAKYHQGRAGVAVEDRLKMARLCESLSGLAALTPILSVIAAGPPATQRLNFRLLTDFGRNRRAAERLAGIGREKAPA, encoded by the coding sequence ATGATGAACGGAACCGCCTATGAAAAGTCTCTCGAGGCCATGAACTCGACGGTATTCATCTATGGCAAGCGAGTCGAGCGCTTCTGGGAGCATCCGGTCCTCAAACCCGCCTTTCACTGTCTGCGGGAGACCTACGATCTGGCCTCCGATCCGTCCAGGGATCCCGAGCTGCATTCCCTGCTGGTGACGGAGAGCCCCCTCACGGGCAGAACGATCAGCCGGTTTCTCCAGATTATCGAATCCCGGGAGGATCTGCTGGCCAGGATGAAAATGCAGCGCGCCCTGATGCGCCATACGGGGGGGTGCTTCGGCGGCCGCTGTGTCTCCGGTGCGGTGATCAATGCCCTCTGGTCCGTCACCTGGGACGTGGACCGCGAATCCGGGGGGAAAACGTCCTATCACGACCGTTTCCGGGCCTTCATGAAGGAGGCGCAGGAAAAGGACCTGGTCATCATGGGGAACATCACCGACGCCAAGGGCGACCGCTCCCTGCCTCCACACCGCCAGGCCGATCCGGACCTTTACCTGCGGATCGTCGAACGATACCCCGACGGGATCGTCGTCAACGGCGCAAAACTCCAGCAGTCCGGTGCCCCGCTGGCCCACGAGCGACTCGTGGTGCCGACCACGGCCCTGGGACCCAACGACGAGGCCTACGCCGTAGCCTTCGCCGTCCCAGGCGACGCCAAAGGGATCATTCACGTGAACGACTCGGCCTGCGCCAACGCCAAATTCATGGCCATGCGGCCCGACGACATCGGCAATGTCACGTTCGGCATGCACCAGAGCGCCCATGTCCTGTTCGACCACGTCTTCATCCCGAACGAGCGGGTTTTTCTGTGCGGCGAGGTCAAGGCCACCCGCGACCTGGTCCATCGATTTTCCGACTTCCAGCGGTTCGCCTCGGCGACCTGCCGCGCAGGGTACATCGACCTCTGCATCGGCGCCGGAATGGCCCTGGCAGACTACAACGGCGCGGGTGGATTCAGTCACATCCGGGACAAGCTGATCGACATGAGCGTGGACAGCGAGACCCTCTACGGGCTTGTGGCCGGATCGGCGGCCCTGGCGACGGAGCTTCCCTGCGGCGTGTTCCTGCCGGAGACTTTTTCCGTCAATGCCGCCAAACTTTATATGAACGAGGCGATCCTGAAGACGGGCCAGAGGCTGGCCGAGATCGGCGGCGGGATCCTGGTGACCCGGCCCTCCTCGGTGGACCTGGAGATTCCCGGAGTCGGGGAGCTTCTGGCAAAGTATCACCAGGGGCGTGCGGGCGTCGCCGTGGAGGACCGCCTGAAAATGGCCCGTCTCTGCGAATCCCTTTCGGGACTGGCCGCCCTGACGCCGATCCTGTCCGTCATTGCCGCGGGCCCGCCGGCGACGCAGCGCCTCAATTTCCGGCTCCTGACGGACTTCGGCCGGAACCGGAGGGCCGCGGAGCGCCTGGCCGGGATCGGCCGGGAGAAGGCACCTGCATGA